Proteins encoded together in one Micromonospora auratinigra window:
- a CDS encoding pyrimidine reductase family protein produces the protein MTDGIAVSRVWPAPATGPLTDPELTALYGRAEQARLRVNFVSSADGAVTLDGYSEGLSGEPDKRVFGLLRMLCDGLLVAAGTLRHEGYRAVRLSEPRRAWRREHGLAAYPRLVVVSGSLDLDPGQACFADAPVRPLVLTRAAATPPPGLTEVADLVRCGEERVDLAAGLAELRRRGLGELLCEGGPHLFGALTAADLVDELCLTVAPLLAGAGPGRITAGDPGAPRHLPLRHVLAAADGVLMLRYARGDDPAPSAGAAPAA, from the coding sequence ATGACCGACGGCATCGCGGTCTCCCGGGTCTGGCCGGCGCCGGCGACGGGTCCGCTGACCGACCCGGAGCTGACCGCGCTCTACGGGCGCGCCGAGCAAGCCCGGCTGCGGGTGAACTTCGTGTCCAGCGCCGACGGCGCGGTCACCCTCGACGGCTACTCCGAGGGGCTCTCCGGCGAGCCGGACAAGCGGGTCTTCGGCCTGCTCCGGATGCTCTGCGACGGCCTGCTGGTGGCCGCCGGCACGCTGCGCCACGAGGGCTACCGGGCGGTCCGGCTCAGCGAGCCGCGCCGCGCCTGGCGGCGGGAGCACGGCCTCGCCGCGTACCCGAGGTTGGTCGTGGTCTCCGGATCGCTGGACCTGGACCCGGGTCAGGCCTGCTTCGCCGACGCGCCGGTGCGCCCGCTGGTGCTCACCCGGGCCGCGGCCACCCCGCCGCCGGGCCTGACCGAGGTGGCCGACCTGGTCCGGTGCGGCGAGGAGCGGGTGGACCTCGCCGCCGGCCTCGCCGAACTGCGCCGCCGCGGGCTGGGCGAGCTGCTCTGTGAGGGCGGGCCGCACCTGTTCGGCGCGCTGACCGCCGCCGACCTCGTCGACGAACTCTGTCTCACCGTCGCGCCGCTGCTCGCCGGCGCCGGCCCCGGCCGGATCACCGCCGGGGACCCCGGCGCCCCGCGCCACCTGCCGCTGCGGCACGTGCTCGCCGCCGCGGACGGGGTGCTGATGCTCCGGTACGCCCGGGGCGACGACCCCGCGCCGTCCGCCGGGGCCGCCCCCGCGGCCTGA
- a CDS encoding plasmid pRiA4b ORF-3 family protein, with protein MSRQVFQLKVSLVGVRPPVWRRVLVPGGYTLDRLHRVVQHAMGWRDCRLHAFEIEGRQYGEPDPDGGLDIRDELDVRLDAVVGKGSRLRYTYDFGDWWEHDLVVEDVCTADPDERYPACLDGARACPPEGVGGPTGYAVLLATLADPEHPERRAMREWAGGGYDPARFDAARATTLLRRFC; from the coding sequence ATGTCGCGTCAGGTCTTCCAACTGAAGGTGTCCCTCGTCGGGGTCCGCCCGCCGGTCTGGCGGCGGGTCCTGGTCCCCGGCGGATACACCCTGGACCGGCTGCACCGGGTGGTGCAGCACGCCATGGGTTGGCGGGACTGCCGGCTGCACGCGTTCGAGATCGAGGGCCGGCAGTACGGCGAGCCGGATCCGGACGGCGGGCTCGACATCCGCGACGAGCTGGACGTCCGGCTCGACGCGGTGGTGGGCAAGGGGAGCCGGCTGCGCTACACCTACGACTTCGGCGACTGGTGGGAGCACGACCTGGTGGTGGAGGACGTCTGCACCGCCGACCCGGACGAGCGCTACCCGGCGTGCCTCGACGGGGCGCGGGCCTGCCCGCCGGAGGGTGTCGGCGGCCCGACCGGCTACGCCGTCCTGCTCGCCACGCTCGCCGATCCGGAGCATCCCGAGCGTCGGGCGATGCGGGAGTGGGCGGGCGGCGGCTACGACCCGGCCCGCTTCGACGCCGCCCGGGCGACCACGCTGCTGCGTCGCTTCTGCTGA
- a CDS encoding alpha/beta fold hydrolase produces the protein MSSTSTTPVSTGALEVPDGRLYYEVRGRGPVVALVAAPMDASAFAPLADLLADGHTVLTTDPRGIGRSVLHDPHQDSTPELRADDVARLLAHLDAGPAAVLGSSGGAVTVLALAERHPDRVHTVVAHEPPLLGLLDDRARHAADQDDMLASYLAGDRLAAGRKFLASANIQLPEPVVLGMFGGEPEPQAAADEHFQYVHMIRGTTWFTPDVTVLRDGPTRVVVGLGEQSTGQVCDRTSRALAAALGGEPTMFPGGHIGFVEDPAAFATRLRSVLAEG, from the coding sequence ATGAGCAGTACGTCCACCACCCCCGTCAGCACCGGCGCCCTGGAGGTGCCGGACGGGCGGCTCTACTACGAGGTACGCGGGCGGGGGCCGGTGGTGGCCCTGGTCGCCGCCCCGATGGACGCCAGCGCCTTCGCGCCGCTGGCCGACCTGCTGGCCGACGGGCACACCGTGCTGACCACCGACCCGCGCGGGATCGGCCGCAGCGTCCTGCACGACCCGCACCAGGACTCGACGCCCGAGCTGCGCGCCGACGACGTGGCCCGGCTGCTGGCGCACCTCGACGCCGGCCCGGCGGCCGTGCTCGGCTCCAGCGGCGGCGCGGTGACCGTGCTCGCCCTCGCCGAGCGCCACCCCGACCGGGTGCACACCGTCGTCGCCCACGAGCCGCCGCTGCTCGGGCTGCTCGACGACCGGGCGCGGCACGCGGCCGACCAGGACGACATGCTCGCCAGCTACCTCGCCGGGGACCGGCTCGCCGCCGGCCGCAAGTTCCTGGCCAGCGCGAACATCCAGCTGCCCGAGCCGGTGGTGCTGGGGATGTTCGGCGGCGAGCCGGAACCGCAGGCGGCCGCCGACGAGCACTTCCAGTACGTGCACATGATCCGTGGGACGACCTGGTTCACCCCCGACGTCACGGTGCTGCGGGACGGGCCGACCCGGGTCGTCGTCGGGCTCGGGGAGCAGTCGACCGGGCAGGTCTGCGACCGCACCTCACGAGCGCTCGCCGCGGCGCTCGGCGGCGAGCCGACGATGTTCCCCGGCGGGCACATCGGCT